In Anomalospiza imberbis isolate Cuckoo-Finch-1a 21T00152 chromosome 10, ASM3175350v1, whole genome shotgun sequence, the following proteins share a genomic window:
- the SEC62 gene encoding translocation protein SEC62, with amino-acid sequence MAERRRHRKRVQEVGEPFKEEKAVAKYLRFNCPTKSTNMMGHRVDYFIASKAVDCLLDSKWAKAKKGEEALFTTRESVVDYCNRLLKKQFFHRALKVMKMKPDKDTKKEKEKGKAESGKEEEKKSKKEGGKDEKTKKEKEKEKKKDGEKDECKKDDTPGTPKKKETKRKFKLEPHEDQVFLDGNEVYVWIYDPVHFKTFAMGLVLVIAVIAATLFPLWPAEMRVGVYYLSVGAGCFVASILLLAVARCILFLIIWLITGGRHHFWFLPNLTADVGFIDSFRPLYTHEYKGPKADLKKEEKAESKKQQKYDSEEKSDSEKKEEEDGKTETTRNSGTDGSGGERHSDTDSDRREDDRSQHSSGNGNDFEMITKEELEQQTDEGDCEEEEEEEDTESGPSHGKS; translated from the exons atggcggagcggcggcggcacAGGAAGCGCGTCCAG GAAGTTGGTGAGCCATTCAAGGAGGAGAAGGCTGTTGCTAAATACTTGCGCTTCAACTGTCCAACAAAATCCACCAACATGATGGGCCACCGAGTTGATTATTTTATTG ctTCAAAAGCTGTGGATTGCCTCCTGGATTCTAAATGGGCAAAGGCCAAGAAAGGAGAGGAGGCTCTCTTTACAACCCGAGAGTCTGTAGTTGACTACTGCAACAG ACTCCTGAAAAAACAGTTCTTTCATCGAGCACTGAAAGTGATGAAAATGAAACCTGACAAGgatacaaagaaagaaaaggaaaaaggaaaggctgagagtgggaaagaagaggagaaaaagagcaagaaggaaGGTGGCAAAGATGAAAAAAcgaagaaggagaaagaaaaggaaaagaaaaaggatggtGAAAAAGATGAGTGTAAGAAG GATGACACCCCAGGAACAcccaagaaaaaggaaactaaGAGAAAATTTAAACTTGAACCACATGAAGACCAAGTTTTCTTGGATGGAAATGAG GTCTACGTGTGGATCTATGACCCCGTTCACTTTAAAACTTTCGCCATGGGACTTGTACTTG TGATTGCCGTTATAGCCGCGACCCTGTTCCCGCTCTGGCCAGCCGAGATGCGCGTCGGTGTTTATTACCTCAGCGTGGGCGCCGGCTGCTTTGTCGCCAGTATTCTGCTCCTGGCCGTCG CTCGCTGCATCCTTTTCCTTATCATCTGGCTCATCACTGGAGGAAGGCATCACTTCTGGTTCCTGCCAAACCTTACAGCAGATGTGGGATTCATTGACTCCTTCAGGCCCCTGTACACCCACGAATACAAAGGACCAAAAGCAGACttaaagaaagaggaaaaagcagaatccaaaaagcagcaaaaatacGACAGCGAGGAGAAATCAGATAGtgagaagaaggaagaggaggatggaAAAACAGAAACCACAAGGAACTCGGGAACAGACGGCTCAGGAGGAGAGCGACATTCAGACACTGACAGTGACAGGCGTGAAGATGACAGGTCCCAGCACAGTAGTGGCAATGGAAACGACTTTGAAATGATCACAAAAGAGGAACTGGAACAGCAAACAGATGAAGGGGAttgtgaggaggaggaggaggaggaagatacTGAAAGTGGGCCTTCACATGGAAAATCATAA
- the GPR160 gene encoding probable G-protein coupled receptor 160: protein MAARLCENGSGQYHCTHASQPLEISYMLVLIMLGKVFLDFFMLQIKPRPVKVSFMGYFCLSVALLDFTLLLSMCFIFCFEDFALWGVRFTEYHICLFTQISSLTYGILPYPVYLVAALDYYTTVSQTSQLPTRARKLLYGLAVVVIWISGFFCTLQVPAVSEELEMQNSVSPSQCPLSGSRQSSSVSWAMVLLLGTALLACWKEVTTMLLSARLLSFSSQPVLMFPYVPNNNNTCFKWQLLSRLLLCFLGTWAPFVVLQVVVLLLGVQIPAYVEMNVPWLCFINSFLLAAAYWCRCRDVELTEEGWCTDPFVSWKFCFMPFNNESPKPADKPGTVIVIC from the coding sequence ATGGCTGCCAGACTCTGTGAAAATGGTTCTGGTCAGTACCACTGCACCCATGCCAGCCAACCTCTTGAAATCAGCTACATGCTGGTCCTGATTATGCTTGGAAAAGTCttccttgatttcttcatgtTGCAAATTAAGCCAAGACCTGTGAAAGTCAGTTTTATGGGCTACTTCTGCCTTTCAGTGGCACTCCTCGATTTCACACTGCTGCTGAGCAtgtgtttcattttctgttttgaggACTTTGCGCTCTGGGGCGTGCGCTTCACGGAGTACCACATCTGCCTCTTCACTCAGATCTCTTCTCTGACCTACGGCATTTTGCCTTACCCCGTGTATCTCGTGGCTGCTCTGGATTATTACACCACCGTCTCTCAAACATCCCAGCTCCCTACACGAGCTCGGAAGTTACTTTATGGATTAGCTGTGGTGGTTATATggatttctgggtttttttgcactCTCCAAGTTCCTGCTGTCTCTGAAGAGCTGGAGATGCAGAACAGCGTTTCCCCTTCCCAGTGCCCTCTCTCTGGCAGCCGGCAGAGCTCCTCGGTGTCGTGGGccatggtgctgctgctgggcacggCTCTCCTGGCTTGCTGGAAGGAGGTGACAACcatgctgctgtctgccagGCTCCTCTCCTTTTCCAGCCAGCCTGTGCTGATGTTCCCCTACGTGCCTAACAACAACAACACTTGCTTTAAGTGGCAGCTCCTGAGCAGGCTCCTCCTGTGTTTCCTTGGCACTTGGGCACCGTTTGTTGTTCTCCAGGTGGTGGTTCTGCTCCTGGGTGTGCAGATCCCAGCCTATGTGGAGATGAACGTGCCCTGGCTGTGCTTCATCAACAGCTTTCTCCTGGCAGCAGCCTACTGGTGCCGGTGCCGCGATGTGGAGCTGACAGAGGAGGGGTGGTGCACAGACCCCTTTGTCAGCTGGAAATTCTGCTTTATGCCGTTCAACAATGAAAGCCCAAAGCCAGCTGATAAGCCAGGCACAGTAATTGTCATCTGTTGA